A window of Gossypium hirsutum isolate 1008001.06 chromosome D13, Gossypium_hirsutum_v2.1, whole genome shotgun sequence genomic DNA:
TCCAACTTTTTTTCTTCGTTGTAAACATGCCAGCTTATAGATTAATGAAAATGGTGGGTTTTGGTGATATCAGGTGCTGGCTTTGCATCAAAAAGCAAGTATCTATTTGGAAAAGTGACCATGCAGATTAAGCTTGTAGAAGGCGACTCTGCTGGGACTGTAACTGCTTATTATGTGAGTATTATTAGACTATTAatcaatgtttttattttaattaaaacatgcctgaaaatgataataaaaaaatgttccGAGCTTGTACAAATGGTGGACAACAGCTCAGCTGTGTACTTTATGGAATCATGACAGGGGAGCCCTTGCAATGAACAATTTTTTggtcttctttttctctttaatGTCTATCAATCACGATTTTGGTAAAGGAGCTTTGTTTTCCTCCCGTCATTTGATTGAAATTAGTGTCATTGATCATCCCATCATTAATTTACCTTTTACCCAATTTTAGGTGCTGTGATAATGATGTGTTATTTGGTTTGATGATGTTTTTTGGGGACATAGATGTCATCGGACGGTCCAAATCACAACGAGTTCGATTTCGAGTTTCTAGGCAATACCACAGGTGAACCTTACCTCGTTCAGACCAATGTGTACGTCAATGGTGTAGGCAACAGAGAGCAAAGGATGAACCTTTGGTTTGACCCTACCAAAGACTTTCACTCTTATTCCATCCTCTGGAACCAGCGCCAAGTTGTGTGAGTATTGTTACAATGGCATACTTAAATACATGTGGGTGCTTATTTTTACAAGTTAAAAGTTAAAGAGAAACACTTAACAAGTGTAGGATTTATGAAGAGTTGTAATTAGTGTCAAAAGTCTACATTCTTTTTAGAAAAGGGCATTCAATGATTATTTTATGTtctaagacatgaaattaaaatgTTGGTGGGTATATATTGATTTTTGTGCGTTTTGGATTTTTACATTCTTGGTGCTGGGAATTATTTTGAcgtatatatttgtttttttttggtttctttttttaaatatcagATTTTTAGTGGATGAGACCCCAATAAGAGTGCACACCAACATGGAACACAAAGGGATTCCTTTTCCCAAAGACCAAGCCATGGGCGTATATAGTTCAATATGGAATGCCGATGACTGGGCCACACAGGGTGGCCTAGTGAAGACCGATTGGAGCCATGCACCATTCATTGCCTCCTACAAAGGGTTTGAAATCGACGCGTGCGAGTGCCCGGTTTCGGTAGCCGCCAATGAAATTGCCGATAAATGTAGGAGCAGCGGCGAGAAGAGGTTCTGGTGGGATGAACCGACAATGTCGGAGCTAAGCGTGCACCAGAGCCACCAGCTGGTGTGGGTGAGGGCCAACCACTTGGTGTATGACTATTGTACCGACATTGCTAGGTTCCCTGTCATGCCTGTGGAGTGTGAGCATCACCACCACTAGTGGTGGCGGCCTACGAGGGTTTGTTGGGGTACATTGTAAAATATGTTGGGgggttgatgatgatgatgaattgTAGTCATATATAACATGTACTCGCATGTTTTGGTTCTGGCTTTGTTTCCACTTTGTATGATATAATTGGTATATAAAGCTCTTGTTTTGTGTTGCGTAAACTTGTTCAGACATTAGTTGCTCCAATGGGACATGCATTCTGACTTTTTATATAAGTGTACAATACTCACGGGATGTCACGCGGGACCAAGAAGCGGATGTTGATGAAGTCTGGCGTTATGGACCCCAGAGCATAGtaaaatatgtgggttgatggtATCGGAGTTGTCAATCCTACACAGAAACTAGAGACAAAAGAAAGGGCTAAAAGCCGGCGTTGAATCAGTTCTTTTGGAAGGGATAAATGGAGAAAATTAGAACACAAAATGAATGAAGTAGGGTTGGCGATGGTAACACATGTTTTTGGAATCATTTAGCAAAGTCAGTTCAATTGCTGTTTCTCACTGACTCTTTCACCCACCCATTTCAACAAGCCTCATTGATCATCATATACGTCCAAATTATTCTTTTATACCATTTCTTGTACAATTATTAACTCCATGATCTACGAGACAATAAGCAAAGCAAGTCTAAGTTTTGATGCTCTTAAACTCATGggatttattaaaatgataattattatgtgcactaaatatataaaataaagcatCAAATACAAATTGTGATGTAGGATGAAAGATGAAAGGCTGCACATACGGGAATCACGCAAGGCATAAGCCGAGCAAACGTGCGCGCACAATCACGACATAGGACATGTATCCCGAGAGTAATTATGGTAGGCCTTCCCCATGATCAAGCATGATGAAAATGATAATAATTGTCAAAAAGTTGAACGATTAACTCGTTAAGAATAAGATTTGCTGTAATGGGTCCTAAAGTCGGAGAAACAGAGCTTCAATATAGGGGGTCAGGGACTTCATCTTTGTTTAAATTGACCAAGAATCACCTTTACATTATGCTTTTTAATCTCAATAATTCAAAGCACTGATCCCGAAGAAGGAAAAAAGAGGTAGGACATAGGACAATATGATGGCTATCTACATCTGGGTCATTGTTAATGATTGATGGGTAATTTAAAATTATCGATTGAGAGTCACGGATTTTATTTTAAGAGAAACTTCTCTTCAATGCATGAAACTTTATGTAAAAAAGAAAAGCCCAACTCTTTATTCGTGGGAATGGGATAGGATTGATGCGGAGTCAATAGGGGGACCCTTATTGATGGTCTCGTATGATACTGAAAATTGGGCACTAAATGTTAAAGTACATAGCAACCCACCTAAAGCTACGGAAAATAATTAAACACAGCGATCCAGAATCAGTGCACTATCGAATCTCGTGAGGGTTGCTGTCCATCCCAGTGATGAACCTTCAATCTGCATTTTAGCCACCACCATTTTTAACACTAGGAAATTATGGCCACATTTCCAGAATTTCCAAACTGTAAATTTTCGACTTTACCGGCATTCCTGGTTCATTCAAATTGAACTGGTATTGccaaattattagtatttttctttctttttttcaaatgataaatatcattaataaaaaatagCTTAATTCACGATTTGGTTCTTAAAGTATATCCATTTTCCTTTTTAGtacctgaatttttttttaatcaatataatataaaatattattttttaaaaaaacacgtgGTGTGTTCTAATAGTGCCACATGGTTGGTCAACGACTGGGCAATACCTATTAACACTAATCAATGGTTAGTCAaagttaaatgtgtttttaatatttaaatatttactattataattttctattttttaatttttaaaaaaacctaattgccACATGACATTTTTATTGGCCAAAGTTGGCTAATAATTTTTTAACGCCTGTTGCTAAATggaccaaaaacaaagaaaattgataCTTTAGATACCAAATTGGAACAAAGAAGTTTTAgtaccaaaatagaaaaataagtatACTTTTAAGGGCTAAATCATGAATTATGCCATAAAAAAGGGTTAGTACGTCATTCATGGGCCCAAAGCTCAGAAGATACGACAATTCAAGACCAAAGGTCGAGCCCAAAGGCATAACAACCCTACAAAACACCTTAATTTTTAATAGGGCCGCTGCCGCCATGCATGGATGAGTGGGGAAGCAAACACCGGGAGACTGTCAAGAGGTTGCCAAACTGGCCTTGATAGCATGCTCGCCTCCGTAAGGAGGCCAAGCCGACGTGAAGCCATGGAAAGTCAAAGATGTCGAATTCACCAACAACATAGAAAACCAATTGGTGGGTTGAATAGACCTTTAGAGCTATTGGGCATAAACAAGCGTCAGGGAAAGCATTGGTGCGATGACTCCATTAACCATCATGAAACAGGACCGACAAAAAGTCTCGAGAAATGTCGGCGTTGCAACATACTAGGCAAGGCTTCAcaatttggatgaaaaagaaaataaaacatcctAGATGCCAGAGTGGTGGCCGAAAGCAAAACAGGCGGACCCATGGAGAAGCAAGACATGGCCTCTCCTTGGCAGACTAAGGCCGGCAATGGAGGAACGATCAGGCCTTGAGTTATTATGCCGAAAAACAATAGGCAAAGTAAAAACCTGTAGATGATAGTTAACGATGTGAACGACCGGCTGGTCGTTGAACCCAAAGGTTTGGAGGAAATAAGAAAAGAGATTTCCAGAGAGAAGGAAGAGAAAGTTCCTAAAGAGAGAATATTGATTGTATCACGTTTCATTATGATATTTCTCTGATGATGCTGATTGGGATCTCCTTTTTTAgaacttttaaaataattagatagAAATTTTGCTATTTAGgaagttaaattataattttattatatgtaaacatataaatttataaaatttaaagggctaattttttttttttgaatcctTATCTGACCCTTCTAAAATAGTTGGATTAAAgcttaattaaattaacttaattaacataaacataatttaattaacttaattcaaCATTAATCAATCTTAATGGGTTTTGCTATCATCATCAACTATCTCTTATCTACAAAATAGTCTAATAATAATTTTGACCCTTtgttaattactatttaagtccTCAAGTTTTTGGTCAATTAAAACTCTATGAggattaaacttttacaattta
This region includes:
- the LOC107920632 gene encoding xyloglucan endotransglucosylase/hydrolase protein 9; translated protein: MAVSFKMCASFGLFVGLMMLGLVSSAKFDELFQPGWAMDHFIYEGELLKLKLDNYSGAGFASKSKYLFGKVTMQIKLVEGDSAGTVTAYYMSSDGPNHNEFDFEFLGNTTGEPYLVQTNVYVNGVGNREQRMNLWFDPTKDFHSYSILWNQRQVVFLVDETPIRVHTNMEHKGIPFPKDQAMGVYSSIWNADDWATQGGLVKTDWSHAPFIASYKGFEIDACECPVSVAANEIADKCRSSGEKRFWWDEPTMSELSVHQSHQLVWVRANHLVYDYCTDIARFPVMPVECEHHHH